The Electrophorus electricus isolate fEleEle1 chromosome 4, fEleEle1.pri, whole genome shotgun sequence region CcatctctgactgtagagagggGTGTACTatctctgactgtagagagggGTGTACTatctctgactgtagagagggGTGTACcatctctgactgtagagagggGTGTACTatctctgactgtagagagggGTGTACcatctctgactgtagagagggGTGTACcatctctgactgtagagagggGTGTACcatctctgactgtagagagaggtgtggatctctgactgtagagagggGTGTACcatctctgactgtagagagggGTGTACcatctctgactgtagagagggGTGTACTatctctgactgtagagagaggtgtggatctctgactgtagagagggCCGTACCATCTCTGAGTGTAGAGAGGGGTGTGGatctctgactgtagagagaggtgtggatctctgactgtagagagggGTGTACcatctctgactgtagagagggCTGTACCATCTTTGACTGTAGAGAGGGGTGTGAATCTTTTTTCATAcctctgctctttctgtctgcGTTTAATGGTGCCTTTGGTAACTACGATGACAAACACGAGGCACAGGAAGCCAGTGACTGCACTCAGACCGATGAACACCCTCGACAGGACACTGCTGGAAGAAACTTCGTCTGCAAGgcacagagatagacagacagacagatagatagatagagagagagagagagagagagagagagagagagagagagagagagagagaatggcagaTTATATTCCTGTCTCATTACTCTGTCCTGATTAAGAAGAAGTGCAAAATTCCAGTGGCTCAGGGCATTTCTCAGACTATATGAAACCTCTGGTTATTAGAAAGTGAGACAGCATGAGATCTCTTGTTTGAAAGTGAGTCAGTGTGAGATCTTTGGTTGTTTGAAAGTGAGTCAGTGTGAAATCTCTGGTTGTTTGTGAGATAACATGAGATCTCAGGTTGTTTGAAAGTCAGTGTGATTTCTCTGGAACCAATCAATGACTTGAAGCAGGTTTTCAGTCTCATCACGAGACATTATGAGGTATTATGAGACATTATGCTGCTTTACTTCATAACATGGTAGAAATCACAACTCTCCAAGCATTTAATGAACTGAGTGTGATGTACCAAAGCACAGGACTGCCCACGATAAAGACACAGAGGGAGGAAACATGGCAATGTGttatacaaggtttccagagaacagCATGTTTAGCATgtaggtccttcatcagcagtgCAGGCAAGGACACTTGCTTCTGaagtacatatatgtatatgtaaaatgtataggtatgtatgcgtgtatgcatgGATAAATATTTATAGCAGCTCACCCCCTGGTGGCTCGGAGGAGCGTAGCATAGCCCATGTGGCGTCCAGGTGCCCGTCGCTGCGCTCAGAGGTGATGCCCAGCAGGTGACACATCAGAGGGTAGATGTTCACCGTCTCGAAGGGTTCCACCACCACGTTCCTCCGGAAGGCTGGTCCCACCGCCCGGAAGAATGGCTTCATGTCCAGGTTGTTGTTGTCGAAGCCGTGCTCACCTTTGTTGGCTTGCACCGGGAAATACTGCCAGCAGACCAAGTGCACAGGGAAGAGAGGTGTGTTTATGGAGACGGCAAACGTCGAACCAGAGCGTGTTCACAGAGACGCCTTCATGTCTGTCATCAAGACACTCCTGTGGAAATTGTTAAAACCTTTAAATCTGATATGATGTGTTTGGCACTTGTTTTTGGAGGTTCTATCTTCATTTCTCTGTCCTCATTAGTGTAGTTGCTGTTTGTGGTCTCACCCAGTCCACAGCGCCCAGCCACTTCTGAGGACAGACCCTGTCTGAGAGACCTGCGTTCTGTTTCTActggacagcagggggcgtAGTTGGATAAATGAAGGAGACGGTTCTGGATGGTCTTACATGTGAAACTTTCTGTGGATACTCGTGAAGTTGTAATTAAACACTGCCTTATGCAGCTAGTAATTCCTGTTAGGATTGTTAGATTCCCACTATACTCATAATGCAATTTACAGTTTTGCCTATGTGATGTTTATATTAAGAACAGTAGTTACAAATTCGGAAAGGTGAtgtacagctctggaaaaaaataagagaccactaaAAATCATCAGTTTTTCTAGTTTTAcgattgatgggtatgtgtttgaccaggctgagcagtttcgttttattctataaactattggcaacatttcttccaaattccagataaatatattatattttagagcatgttttttttatgaaaatgactaatggtcaaaataaaacaatttcagaaatttcagaccacaaattatgcaaagaaaacaagctcatattcatttagaaacaacacagtactaatatttcaactcaggatgagtcaagaaatcagtatttggtggaataaccctgctTTTTAATCACGGCTTTAATCACAGCTCCTGGCTTGTGCATCTTGGcctgctttccaccagtctttcacattgctgttgggtaactttatgccAAAAAAGGTTATTTATGCCAAAAAAGTTAGAAATTCCAGGAtctcagctttgtttgatggcttgtgaccatctaTCTTCCTCACTCACATTccaaaggttttcagtggggttcaggttttgatcacattccaaaggttttcaatggggttccggttttgatcacattccaaaggttttcagtggggttcaggttttgatcacattccaaaggttttcagtggggttcaggttttgatcacattccaaaggttttcagtggggttccggttttgatcacattccaaaggttttcagtggggttcaggttttgatcacattccaaaggttttcagtggggttccggttttgatcacattccaaaggttttcagtggggttccggttttgatcacattccaaaggttttcagtggggttcaggttttgatcacattccaaaggttttcagtggggttcaggttttgatcacattccaaaggttttcagtggggttcaggttttgatcacattccaaaggttttcagtggggttcaggttttgatcacattccaaaggttttcagtggggttcaggttttgatcacattccaaaggttttcagtggggttccggttttgatcacattccaaaggttttcagtggggttccAGTCTGGAGGTTGGGCTGGCCATGacagggtcttgatctggtggtccttcatccacactttgattgatctggctgtgtgacatggagcattgtcctggtgaaaaaaacaatcattagagttggggaacattatCAGAgtagaaggaagcaagttttccagcacagttttgtaagtgacTTGATTCATGTGCCCTTCACGAAGACAAATctgccttgctgaaacacccccagatcatcaccgatcctgcaccagatttcacagtgggtgtgagacactctggcttgtaggcctctccaggtctccgtctagCCATTACATGagcaggtgttggacaaagctgaaaattgcactcatcagagaagatgaccttgcTCCAGTCCTCCATGGTCCAGTCCTTATGGTCTTTCACAAATTTCAGTCTgactcttctttgcttctcattgatgaaggacttttttctagctttgcacgacttcagccctgcttccagaagcctgtttcaaacgtcctcgctgtgcagtttaccccagctgctgcatgccattctttttgtaggtcacttgacgtcatcttacggttgttaagtgacgTTCGAATGAGGTGGTGATCATCACAGTCAGTAGTCGTttttgacctctgccagtctgtagctgctgttgtcctgtgtgtttgctgcttgaccttgttcttatgaactgtagtttttgaaattttcaagatagaagcaacctttgcttttcccatccagctggttctacaaccagagaacagtgatgacagcagcagcggtttttatactgttgctcgttagaacaggATTCTGTTAAgctgatcacctattcagcatctcattagaatgaggtgtgtctatGGAGGAATTccacaaacacttgaatggaatggctgctgtacatgtggagatgccgatttaagaaaaaattgagtggtctcttatttttttctggagctgtatatgTGTGAAATACAAACTGCTAAGAAAACGCTAATTTAGTGTGTGTTGAGTCATCAGATGTAATGTAAACATACGTAATGTAAACATGCAtaatgtaaacatatgtaaacatgcataatgtaacatatgtaaacacacataatgtaaacatgtgtaatgtaaacatacacaatgtaaacacacacaatgtaaacatgtaatgtaaacatatataatgtaaacataCCTAATGTAAACATGTGTAATATAAACATATGTAATGGTGAACACTGAATGCAAAACTGACTGTGGAAGTGTAGGTAGATTAGCAGAAAGTCTCAAAGTCACCAAAAGGAATCAAAGCATCTCACCTTCAGTTTCATACAAGATTTATAGCCATGAGCTGCTGGTCAGTCAGCTGACTGACAAAGATGATACATTTATTAGCAGCTAAAAtcaatgtgtgcatgcatgcggaCAGTTACAGgatgcatttattttggacCATCCCCTCTAATAATACAGGGACCTGTATTATTGCATAAGGATTCTGATGTAGATATGAGGTGTGCTGAATCACCGTAACGTCAGCCGTAACGCCAGCCATAACCACACACTTTGCATTATAGTCCAGCCTCTCTGGGTCAGTATTCAGCCTGTTCTCAGTGTCATGGCAACAGGATGATGCCATGCATCTGATTGACTGTCATACAGCAATCGATGTGCTGGTTAGCAAAGGTGTGTGGGTAAAATCCAGGGTGTAGTTTCTACTTTGCTTTGGGTCCATCAAAAATTGGTTGGTGTCATGACACCTATGACTAACTCTCTTAAGCTATTCTGAGTCCAAAACTCTTTTTTGAGGTTGTCTGGTTCTAGAATTCTCAATCTTGTAGAATTGTTGTCATGGTATCATTGTTAGTAGCACATGCTTAGTGCTGCTTTAACAATGGACTTTAAGAACACATAACGGATTAAAGTGTAATCTAAGGCCTGTAAAATTCCTTGGAAATTGGACTCACCCCATTAATGACATAACCTTCGTCGGCCCAGAGGATGATGGGTAATATTCGGTTGTTGTTGGCAAAGTGCAACCTTGCGGGCATCTCCTCTTTCCTGTAGACGTGGAGGTGTGGGTGAGCTCCCTTTAGGGCATTATATACCTTCTCCAACCTGCCCTCCTTTGGCAGGAGCAGGCCGGATGGGCCGTAGTCCACCAGGTGGAAGGCCAGGTCCTTGAAGGCAAATCCGGGAATCTTGGACAGGACGATCTCCTCCACCAAGCTGCCCCGGAACACCGTGGTCATCCCGTGGTCGGcggtgatgatgatgttgagGTGGTCCGAGATATTGTGGTGCACAGCCGAGCTGCGCAGGTAGCCGACTGTGCGGTCCACCTGCTCCACCATCCGGCGCCGCTGTGGCGAGTCCGGCCCGTGCTTGTGCCCTGTGCTGTCCGGCTCACCAAAATACATCGTCACAAAGTCCAGGTCCGCGTCCCGGAACCAGGCGCCCATCACCTTATCCACGTTTTCCCGCCAGGCCGTCTCGTTGCTGTAGTTGTAGAAGCGAGGCTCCACCTCCTGGATCATGGGGGCTTCACCCTGGTAGGTGGAGGCAGTGCCTGGGAAGTGGAGGGAGCCAGTGCGAAGACCCTGCACACCACATGGCACAACGAAAACCACCATTCCGCGAGTTAGCATAGCGCTACGTTAGCACTTGTAAAAACAAGTGCTGTGACATGAatgatgtttacattttctgttaacGTGTCTTGTTTATACTCAGCAGTACTGACCAGAAGACTTACACACCCTGGAGTGGTTAGCATGACGCTTCATCCATCATTTGGCCATGTAACAATCACACTACCATTCGTGCGTTAAGTGTAGGCTGTAATGTTTGAGCAAGACGAACCCAGCGAAGTCCCGGCCCAGCCGATGGTGTAAGGAGTGGCCCAGGGTGTCTACCTGTCTCTGGGCTGTGATCCAGATGGGCAGACTTCCGTTGTCCCACCACTCATTGACAAACTGGGTCTGATAGTATGGCTTCTTCTCAGACGTGCTGGTGTTGAACCACATGTTGTGGATCACGCCATGGTTCTCGATGTATTTGCCtgtggtacagaggtgagtgctggacatactgtatgtggtacagaggtgagtgctggacatactgtatgtggtacagaggtgagtgctggacttactgtatgtggtacagaggtgagtgctggacatactgtatgtggtacagaggtgagtgctggacttactgtatgtggtacagaggtgagtgctggacttactgtatgtggtacagaggtgagtgctggacatactgtatgtggtacagaggtgagtgctggacatactgtatgtggtacagaggtgagtgctggacttactgtatgtggtacagaggtgagtgctggacatactgtatgtggtacagaggtgagtgctggacatactgtatgtggtacagaggtgagtgctggacatactgtatgtggtacagaggtgagtgctggacatactgtatgtggtacagaggtgagtgctggacatactgtatgtggtacaga contains the following coding sequences:
- the LOC113568409 gene encoding ectonucleotide pyrophosphatase/phosphodiesterase family member 7-like encodes the protein MRRTNCERNIHKSTLSLQNAAMKEKWPRVQRSSLAAPLTQRGHAGRTKLLLVSFDGFRWDYDRDVDTPNLDAMARDGVKAPYVTPAFFTMTSPTHFTLLTGKYIENHGVIHNMWFNTSTSEKKPYYQTQFVNEWWDNGSLPIWITAQRQGLRTGSLHFPGTASTYQGEAPMIQEVEPRFYNYSNETAWRENVDKVMGAWFRDADLDFVTMYFGEPDSTGHKHGPDSPQRRRMVEQVDRTVGYLRSSAVHHNISDHLNIIITADHGMTTVFRGSLVEEIVLSKIPGFAFKDLAFHLVDYGPSGLLLPKEGRLEKVYNALKGAHPHLHVYRKEEMPARLHFANNNRILPIILWADEGYVINGYFPVQANKGEHGFDNNNLDMKPFFRAVGPAFRRNVVVEPFETVNIYPLMCHLLGITSERSDGHLDATWAMLRSSEPPGDEVSSSSVLSRVFIGLSAVTGFLCLVFVIVVTKGTIKRRQKEQSSRD